A stretch of the Alnus glutinosa chromosome 6, dhAlnGlut1.1, whole genome shotgun sequence genome encodes the following:
- the LOC133870533 gene encoding serine/threonine-protein kinase STY46-like isoform X1: MEDTDSCSSRAVDFAPTLSRQQRQKLDVYNQVLHRLRELSFAETSLPGFEDELWAHFNRLPARYALDVNSERAQDVLTHKRLLHMARDPATRYAIEVRVVEVRFSTGGNCSYSFHSNSQRKEDAQCSDHSSEKCAHPPPAFGSSTDVEPNLEVNHLHVQDTQNGTTDIRLCSRAMHEITISTNDKPKLFSQLQKHLLLCALTLLSYVSLSPPKHVLCNSYAVRHRLQQIRLLQDLMVDRIVDLILICGTSKSNLLLSSLLSDVGLNIQEAHAFSTTDGYSLDVFVVDGWALEETEQLRNTLLKKLPRIEVPVAGEQEQTGIKFISNNVNVSTSGINVWEIDTSLLKYEKKIASVSFCDLYKGTFCNQDVAIKVLRAEHLNEKMQREFAQEAYIMRNFRHKNVIQFIGACTSPPGLCLVTEYMSGGSMYDFLHKQKSVLTLPSLIRVAIDVSEGMNYLHQNNIIHRDLKAANLLIDGNGVVKVADFGVARMQAQSGVMTAETGTYRWMAPELIEHKAYDHKVDVFSFGVLLWELLTRKLPYEHLTPLQAAVGVVQKGLRPTIPADTHPKLVELLERCWQQDPSLRPEFSEIVQILQHMAKMVEDERMDRQKRKSSRRLSAFGQSSH; encoded by the exons GTATGCATTGGATGTGAATTCCGAGAGGGCACAAGACGTTCTTACGCACAAAAGATTATTGCATATGGCACGCGACCCTGCCACCAGATATGCAATTGAAGTCCGAGTCGTGGAG GTTCGTTTTTCTACTGGTGGCAATTGTAGTTATTCTTTTCATTCGAACTCTCAAAGAAAAGAGGATGCTCAATGTTCTGATCATTCCAGCGAAAAGTG TGCTCATCCACCACCTGCCTTTGGTTCGTCAACTGATGTCGAACCAAATCTTGAAGTCAACCACTTGCATGTTCAAGATACGCAAAATGGCACGACTGATATTCGTCTTTGTTCCCG GGCAATGCatgaaattacaatttcaacaaACGACAAGCCCAAGCTTTTCAGTCAG TTACAGAAACATCTACTTCTTTGTGCCCTTACCCTTCTTTCATACGTATCTTTGTCACCGCCAAAGCATGTTCTCTGTAATTCATATGCCGTAAGACACAGATTGCAACAGATCAGGCTTCTGCAAGATCTGATGGTGGATAGAATAGTTGATTTGATACTTATATGTGGAACTTCCAAAAGTAATTTACTA TTGAGTTCCTTACTGTCTGATGTTGGGCTGAACATTCAAGAAGCACATGCTTTTTCCACTACAGATGGCTACTCTTTggatgtttttgttgttgatggCTGGGCACTTGAG GAGACCGAGCAGCTTAGAAATACACTGCTAAAGAAATTACCAAGAATTGAG GTTCCTGTTGCTGGGGAGCAAGAGCAAACTGGGATCAAGTTTATCTCTAATAATGTAAATGTATCCACTAGCGGAATCAATGTCTGGGAAATTGATACAAGCCTGTtgaaatatgaaaagaaaattgcATCTGTCTCATTTTGTGACTT GTATAAAGGTACCTTTTGTAATCAAGATGTGGCAATTAAAGTTCTGAGGGCGGAGCACTTAAATGAAAAAATGCAGAGGGAATTTGCTCAAGAAGCCTATATTATGAG GAATTTCCGGCACAAGAATGTTATTCAATTCATCGGGGCATGTACGAGTCCTCCAGGGCTGTGTCTTGTCACGg AATACATGTCTGGTGGAAGCATGTACGACTTCCTGCATAAACAAAAGAGTGTTTTGACACTTCCATCCTTGATCAGAGTAGCCATTGATGTTTCTGAGGGAATGAACTACTTGCACCAAAATAATATAATCCATCGGGATCTGAAAGCTGCCAATCTTTTGATTGATGGAAATGGA GTTGTCAAGGTTGCTGATTTTGGCGTTGCTAGAATGCAAGCGCAATCTGGTGTTATGACTGCAGAAACTGGAACATATCGTTGGATGGCTCCAGAG CTCATTGAACATAAAGCGTATGATCACAAAGTTGATGTCTTCAGCTTTGGAGTTTTACTGTGGGAGCTGCTTACACGAAAG CTTCCATATGAGCACTTGACCCCATTACAAGCAGCAGTTGGTGTGGTCCAGAAG GGTCTGAGGCCTACAATCCCGGCCGATACTCATCCAAAGCTTGTGGAACTGCTCGAGAGATGTTGGCAGCAAGATCCATCTTTGAGACCAGAATTCTCAGAAATTGTACAAATTTTGCAGCACATGGCCAAGATG GTTGAGGACGAGAGAATGGACCGGCAGAAGCGCAAATCATCTAGAAGACTATCTGCTTTTGGGCAGAGCAGCCATTGA
- the LOC133870533 gene encoding serine/threonine-protein kinase STY17-like isoform X2 gives MEDTDSCSSRAVDFAPTLSRQQRQKLDVYNQVLHRLRELSFAETSLPGFEDELWAHFNRLPARYALDVNSERAQDVLTHKRLLHMARDPATRYAIEVRVVEVRFSTGGNCSYSFHSNSQRKEDAQCSDHSSEKCAHPPPAFGSSTDVEPNLEVNHLHVQDTQNGTTDIRLCSRAMHEITISTNDKPKLFSQKHLLLCALTLLSYVSLSPPKHVLCNSYAVRHRLQQIRLLQDLMVDRIVDLILICGTSKSNLLLSSLLSDVGLNIQEAHAFSTTDGYSLDVFVVDGWALEETEQLRNTLLKKLPRIEVPVAGEQEQTGIKFISNNVNVSTSGINVWEIDTSLLKYEKKIASVSFCDLYKGTFCNQDVAIKVLRAEHLNEKMQREFAQEAYIMRNFRHKNVIQFIGACTSPPGLCLVTEYMSGGSMYDFLHKQKSVLTLPSLIRVAIDVSEGMNYLHQNNIIHRDLKAANLLIDGNGVVKVADFGVARMQAQSGVMTAETGTYRWMAPELIEHKAYDHKVDVFSFGVLLWELLTRKLPYEHLTPLQAAVGVVQKGLRPTIPADTHPKLVELLERCWQQDPSLRPEFSEIVQILQHMAKMVEDERMDRQKRKSSRRLSAFGQSSH, from the exons GTATGCATTGGATGTGAATTCCGAGAGGGCACAAGACGTTCTTACGCACAAAAGATTATTGCATATGGCACGCGACCCTGCCACCAGATATGCAATTGAAGTCCGAGTCGTGGAG GTTCGTTTTTCTACTGGTGGCAATTGTAGTTATTCTTTTCATTCGAACTCTCAAAGAAAAGAGGATGCTCAATGTTCTGATCATTCCAGCGAAAAGTG TGCTCATCCACCACCTGCCTTTGGTTCGTCAACTGATGTCGAACCAAATCTTGAAGTCAACCACTTGCATGTTCAAGATACGCAAAATGGCACGACTGATATTCGTCTTTGTTCCCG GGCAATGCatgaaattacaatttcaacaaACGACAAGCCCAAGCTTTTCAGTCAG AAACATCTACTTCTTTGTGCCCTTACCCTTCTTTCATACGTATCTTTGTCACCGCCAAAGCATGTTCTCTGTAATTCATATGCCGTAAGACACAGATTGCAACAGATCAGGCTTCTGCAAGATCTGATGGTGGATAGAATAGTTGATTTGATACTTATATGTGGAACTTCCAAAAGTAATTTACTA TTGAGTTCCTTACTGTCTGATGTTGGGCTGAACATTCAAGAAGCACATGCTTTTTCCACTACAGATGGCTACTCTTTggatgtttttgttgttgatggCTGGGCACTTGAG GAGACCGAGCAGCTTAGAAATACACTGCTAAAGAAATTACCAAGAATTGAG GTTCCTGTTGCTGGGGAGCAAGAGCAAACTGGGATCAAGTTTATCTCTAATAATGTAAATGTATCCACTAGCGGAATCAATGTCTGGGAAATTGATACAAGCCTGTtgaaatatgaaaagaaaattgcATCTGTCTCATTTTGTGACTT GTATAAAGGTACCTTTTGTAATCAAGATGTGGCAATTAAAGTTCTGAGGGCGGAGCACTTAAATGAAAAAATGCAGAGGGAATTTGCTCAAGAAGCCTATATTATGAG GAATTTCCGGCACAAGAATGTTATTCAATTCATCGGGGCATGTACGAGTCCTCCAGGGCTGTGTCTTGTCACGg AATACATGTCTGGTGGAAGCATGTACGACTTCCTGCATAAACAAAAGAGTGTTTTGACACTTCCATCCTTGATCAGAGTAGCCATTGATGTTTCTGAGGGAATGAACTACTTGCACCAAAATAATATAATCCATCGGGATCTGAAAGCTGCCAATCTTTTGATTGATGGAAATGGA GTTGTCAAGGTTGCTGATTTTGGCGTTGCTAGAATGCAAGCGCAATCTGGTGTTATGACTGCAGAAACTGGAACATATCGTTGGATGGCTCCAGAG CTCATTGAACATAAAGCGTATGATCACAAAGTTGATGTCTTCAGCTTTGGAGTTTTACTGTGGGAGCTGCTTACACGAAAG CTTCCATATGAGCACTTGACCCCATTACAAGCAGCAGTTGGTGTGGTCCAGAAG GGTCTGAGGCCTACAATCCCGGCCGATACTCATCCAAAGCTTGTGGAACTGCTCGAGAGATGTTGGCAGCAAGATCCATCTTTGAGACCAGAATTCTCAGAAATTGTACAAATTTTGCAGCACATGGCCAAGATG GTTGAGGACGAGAGAATGGACCGGCAGAAGCGCAAATCATCTAGAAGACTATCTGCTTTTGGGCAGAGCAGCCATTGA
- the LOC133870532 gene encoding mechanosensitive ion channel protein 8-like, with product MYHWNKMAQKEGEVVVEVDDSNGCSKETIEVNKISRESPCSDYQASSETFMVARSESVRRRNKDMLDQENRQRSSSSGREEVLRCSSNVSFQRGSRDSWRSVISNTKSRLIDPPEEPCQSSERVVNSGRVREEDKDYEDSDIEDIPQEYKRQKFSKLTLLQWVGLILIIAALVCSLWVPIIKKQTMWDLPLWKWVLVVLALICGRLVSGWGIRVVVFFIERNFLLRKRVLYFVYGLRKSVQNCLWLGLVLVVWHSIFDNKVKKETKSKILPHVNKVLVCFLLGTLIWLLKTLLVKVLASNFHVNTFFERIREALFNQYVIETLSGRPLFKRHGVEEEEAMAEVQEFEKAGVIVPGELRATLLPRSGRVIGSGGLQSPAVGKNSRFSRLMSKRQDEEIPVDHLHKLNLKNISAWNMRRMVNIIQHGALSTLDEQIHNSNIEDEALLQIKSERQAKEAAKRIFQNVAKPGLQYIYLQDVMRFMSKDKSLKTMTLFGIANEKQGISKPSLKDWMVNAFKERRALALSLNDTKTAVDELHNLLNVLVAIIILIIWLIILGVPISHFLVFLSSQLLLVVFIFGNTCKSVFEAIIFLFVMHPFDVGDRCEVEGVQMVVEEMNILTTIFLRYDNQKIIYPNSILATKPIGNYYRSPDMGDAIDFCIHISTPVEKVAMMKERITGYIESKNEHWHTAPMVIMRDVIDMNKLMLSVWLTHKMNYQDMGERWARRALLIEEMIKVFRELDIEYRMLPLDVNIRNMPPLISNRLPSNWATCAS from the exons ATGTATCACTGGAATAAAATGGCCCAAAAAGAAGGCGAAGTAGTGGTCGAGGTTGATGATAGTAATGGCTGTAGCAAAGAAACCATTGAAGTAAACAAGATTAGTAGGGAAAGTCCATGCAGCGACTATCAAGCTTCCTCAGAGACATTCATGGTTGCAAGAAGTGAATCTGTACGACGAAGAAACAAAGACATGTTGGACCAAGAAAACCGCCAAAGGTCCTCGAGCTCGGGTAGGGAAGAGGTTCTGAGGTGTAGTTCGAATGTTTCGTTTCAGCGAGGATCGCGAGATTCATGGAGGTCAGTGATAAGCAATACCAAGTCTAGGCTGATAGACCCGCCAGAGGAGCCATGTCAAAGTTCAGAAAGAGTAGTAAACTCTGGACGAGTGCGTGAAGAAGATAAGGAttatgaggattctgatattgaAGACATCCCACAGGAGTATAAGAGACAAAAATTCAGCAAACTGACATTGCTTCAATGGGTTGGTCTTATTTTGATCATTGCGGCTTTAGTTTGTAGCCTTTGGGTTCCGATTATAAAGAAGCAAACAATGTGGGATCTTCCATTATGGAAATGGGTTTTAGTGGTTTTAGCATTAATTTGTGGACGTTTAGTCTCGGGCTGGGGAATTCGGGTGGTTGTGTTCTTTATAGAGCGCAATTTTCTTCTGCGAAAAAgggttttgtattttgtttatggGTTAAGGAAATCTGTTCAGAATTGCCTCTGGTTGGGTCTGGTTTTGGTTGTGTGGCATAGTATTTTCGATAACAAGGTAAAGAAGGAGACCAAGAGCAAGATTTTACCTCATGTAAATAaggttcttgtttgttttcttttgggtaCCCTGATATGGCTTCTAAAGACTCTGCTTGTCAAGGTCCTGGCTTCGAACTTTCATGTAAACACATTCTTTGAACGAATCCGGGAGGCTTTGTTCAATCAGTATGTAATAGAAACGCTTTCCGGTCGGCCATTGTTTAAAAGACATGGCGtagaagaagaggaagctatGGCTGAGGTTCAGGAGTTTGAGAAAGCTGGGGTTATTGTGCCTGGTGAACTTAGGGCAACTCTGCTTCCGAGGAGTGGGAGAGTGATAGGAAGCGGTGGATTGCAATCTCCTGCGGTTGGGAAGAATTCTAGATTTTCGAGGTTAATGTCTAAGAGGCAAGATGAGGAGATCCCAGTTGATCACCTGCATAAGCTGAATCTGAAGAATATATCGGCTTGGAATATGAGGAGGATGGTTAATATTATTCAGCATGGGGCTTTATCCACTCTGGATGAGCAGATACATAATTCTAATATTGAGGATGAAGCTTTGTTGCAAATTAAAAGTGAACGTCAGGCAAAAGAGGCAGCCAAGAGGATATTTCAAAATGTGGCAAAACCAGGATTGCA ATACATTTACCTCCAAGATGTGATGCGCTTTATGAGTAAAGATAAATCTTTGAAGACAATGACTTTGTTTGGAATAGCAAATGAAAAGCAGGGAATCAGCAAGCCCTCCCTTAAAGACTGGATG gttAATGCATTTAAAGAGAGAAGGGCACTTGCATTGTCTCTCAATGATACAAAAACAGCTGTTGATGAACTCCATAATTTGCTGAACGTCCTTGTAGCTATCATCATATTGATAATATGGCTTATTATACTTGGAGTTCCAATCTCCCACTTTCTTGTCTTCTTAAGTTCACAACTTCTCTTGGTGGTGTTTATTTTCGGGAATACCTGCAAATCAGTATTTGAAGCAATAATTTTCTTATTCGTAATGCACCCATTTGATGTTGGTGATCGTTGTGAAGTTGAAGGAGTCCAG ATGGTAGTTGAAGAGATGAACATACTAACTACAATTTTTCTGAGATATGATAATCAAAAGATCATATACCCTAATAGCATTCTGGCTACCAAGCCCATTGGTAATTATTATCGTAGTCCAGACATGGGAGATGCAATTGATTTCTGTATCCATATCTCCACCCCAGTGGAGAAGGTTGCCATGATGAAGGAGAGAATAACAGG GTACATTGAAAGCAAGAATGAGCACTGGCACACAGCTCCAATGGTGATAATGAGGGATGTGATAGACATGAACAAACTGATGTTGTCAGTGTGGCTTACACACAAAATGAACTATCAGGACATGGGGGAGAGATGGGCAAGGAGGGCCCTTCTAATTGAAGAGATGATCAAAGTGTTCAGGGAGCTCGATATTGAATACCGCATGCTGCCTCTTGACGTGAACATCCGAAACATGCCACCTCTGATATCAAACAGGCTTCCTTCAAATTGGGCAACCTGTGCTAGTTGA
- the LOC133870899 gene encoding glutathione S-transferase-like: MATPVKVYGPAMSTAVSRVLACLLEKNVDFQLIPVNMSKGEHKKPDFLKIQPFGQVPAFEDDGISLFESRAICRYICEKYADQGNKGLYGTNPLAKASIDQWLEAEGQSFSPPSSALVFQLAFAPRMKIKQDQVAIKQNEEKLSKVLDVYEKRLQETRFLAGEEFSLADLSHLPNAQYLVSATDRGELFTSRDNVGRWWDEISSRDSWKKVVDMQQKKTSA; encoded by the exons ATGGCGACTCCAGTAAAAGTGTACGGACCAGCCATGTCCACAGCTGTGTCCAGGGTCCTAGCCTGTCTCCTTGAGAAAAACGTCGACTTCCAGCTCATCCCCGTTAACATGTCGAAGGGGGAGCACAAGAAGCCTGACTTCCTCAAGATCCAGCCCTTTGGCCAAGTACCAGCATTTGAAGACGACGGCATATCCCTCTTTG AGTCTCGGGCGATATGCCGATACATTTGTGAGAAGTACGCGGACCAAGGAAACAAAGGACTATACGGGACGAACCCACTGGCAAAAGCATCCATAGACCAGTGGCTAGAGGCGGAAGGGCAGAGCTTCAGCCCACCAAGCTCGGCTTTGGTGTTTCAGCTTGCGTTCGCGCCGCGAATGAAGATCAAGCAAGACCAGGTGGCGATCAAGCAGAACGAGGAAAAGCTGTCCAAGGTGCTGGACGTGTACGAGAAGAGGCTGCAGGAGACCCGGTTCTTGGCCGGCGAAGAATTCTCTTTGGCCGATCTTTCTCACTTGCCCAACGCGCAGTACTTGGTGAGCGCCACTGATAGGGGTGAGCTCTTCACTTCCAGAGACAATGTGGGTAGGTGGTGGGACGAGATTTCTAGCCGAGACTCGTGGAAGAAGGTGGTTGATATGCAGCAGAAGAAGACCAGTGCTTGA
- the LOC133870898 gene encoding high mobility group B protein 9, producing the protein MSPFGSNKSWNGVEGKHYPASLASHEDAVRDPIVFWDTLRRFHFMMNTKFMIPVIGGKELDLHVLYVEVTKRGGYEKVVAEKKWREVGNIFRFSPTTTSASFVLRKHYFSLLYHYEQVYFFKLQGPVFTPTVSFPASNPSWRPELALVEYSPKTTIVEGPSCFSALGTIEGKFDCGYLVSVKLGSEVLRGVLYHPEQPDSSSSVPESNTAIIPYTYKPHHSGRRRRRRKSKRRGDPNYPKPNRSGYNFFFAEKHYKLKSLYPNREREFTKMIGESWSNLSPEDRMVYQNIGLKDKERYKRELKEYKEKMKLGQAMNY; encoded by the exons ATGTCGCCGTTTGGGAGCAACAAGAGCTGGAATGGGGTGGAGGGTAAGCATTATCCTGCCTCACTTGCCTCCCATGAGGATGCTGTCAGGGACCCTATAGTCTTCTGGGACACTCTGAGGCGCTTCCATTTTATGATGAACACCAAGTTTAT GATTCCCGTGATTGGGGGGAAGGAGCTAGATTTGCATGTTCTTTATGTAGAGGTTACAAAAAGGGGTGGTTATGAGAAG GTTGTTGCAGAGAAGAAATGGAGGGAAGTGGGTAATATTTTCAGGTTCTCTCCAACCACAACAAGTGCTTCCTTTGTATTGAGGAAACACTACTTCAGTCTCCTTTACCATTATGAACAGGTCTACTTCTTTAAGCTGCAGGGTCCTGTTTTCACTCCAACAG TTTCATTTCCTGCTAGCAATCCTTCGTGGAGACCTGAATTGGCTCTTGTGGAATACTCCCCCAAAACGACGATTGTtgaag GCCCTTCATGCTTCTCAGCTCTTGGAACAATTGAAGGGAAATTCGATTGTGGTTATTTGGTGTCTGTGAAATTAGGTTCTGAGGTTCTTAGAGGAGTACTTTACCATCCGGAGCAGCCAGATTCTTCTTCCTCAGTTCCCGAATCCAACACTGCCATTATACCATACACATACAAACCTCACCATTCCGGTCGTCGTCGTCGGAGaaggaaaagtaaaagaagGGGAGACCCCAACTATCCAAAGCCCAATCGGAGTGGCTATAACTTCTTCTTTGCCGAGAAGCATTACAAGCTCAAATCTTTGTACCCGAACAGAGAAAGGGAGTTCACAAAGATGATTGGCGAGTCATGGAGCAACCTCAGCCCAGAGGATAGGATG GTTTACCAGAACATTGGGTTGAAAGACAAGGAACGGTACAAGAGAGAATTGAAAGAGtacaaagagaaaatgaagCTCGGCCAGGCAATGAACTATTAG
- the LOC133870896 gene encoding pentatricopeptide repeat-containing protein At5g40410, mitochondrial-like, giving the protein MITVPSRLSLPFSYINHYPLILYKLFSQSKTHNALFPRFFSPTCTNQEPLVSTLIFAIKSCSSFSYCRSIHARVVKSVNCNDGFIGDQLVSVYIKYGCAEDAQKLFDEIPNKDVVSWNSLISGFLNRGFIGKCLSAFFTMKFEMGMKPNEVTLLSVVSACSDMGALDVGKYVHGYALKMGMLLETKVLNSLVNMYGKSGYLDAACRLFEAISIKSIVSWNSMIIIYTQNGFAEEGVSCFNLMRTAGVKPDEGTMVALLQACEDLGVGKLAEGIHGVIFSCCLNANERIATALLNLYAKLGRLNESHKVFGEMIHPDRVAWTAMLAGYAVHGFGRKAMELFESMVKEGLEPDHVTFTHLLNACSHSGFVKEGKYYFKIMSVVHGIEPQLGHYSCMVDLLGRSGLLNDAYELIIHMPMEPNSGVWGALLSACRVYGNIELGKEVAERLIALDPLDPRNYIMLSNIFCAAGLWRDASKVRALMKDRSLIRNPGCSFIEHGNKIHRFVVGDRSHPLSEKIHVKLEELIGKIRKAGFVSKTEFVLHDVEEEVKEDMINKHSEKLAIAFGLLVTNAGMPLIITKNLRICGDCHSTAKFISLVEKRTIIIRDSKRFHRFDNGLCSCGDYW; this is encoded by the coding sequence ATGATAACAGTACCTTCTCGTCTCTCACTTCCATTCTCCTACATTAATCACTACCCTCTGATTCTTTACAAACTCTTCAGCCAGAGCAAAACCCACAATGCGCTTTTCCCTCGATTCTTCTCCCCGACGTGTACTAATCAAGAACCACTTGTTTCCACTCTAATTTTTGCTATAAAGTCTTGCTCTTCCTTCTCGTACTGCCGGTCAATTCATGCTCGTGTAGTCAAATCTGTAAATTGCAATGATGGGTTTATTGGTGATCAGTTGGTTTCTGTGTATATCAAATATGGCTGTGCAGAAGATGCGCAGAAGCTGTTTGATGAAATTCCTAATAAGGATGTTGTCTCCTGGAATTCGTTAATTTCGGGGTTTTTGAACAGAGGGTTTATTGGTAAGTGCCTTAGTGCATTTTTCACAATGAAGTTTGAGATGGGAATGAAACCTAACGAGGTTACACTGTTATCTGTAGTCTCAGCCTGTAGTGATATGGGAGCTCTAGATGTAGGCAAGTACGTTCATGGGTATGCACTGAAAATGGGGATGTTGTTGGAAACTAAGGTTCTTAATTCTCTTGTTAATATGTACGGGAAGTCTGGGTATTTAGATGCGGCTTGTCGATTATTTGAGGCAATATCCATTAAGAGTATTGTTTCCTGGAATTCAATGATCATCATTTACACCCAGAATGGGTTTGCAGAAGAAGGTGTGAGCTGTTTTAATTTGATGAGAACGGCTGGAGTTAAACCTGATGAAGGTACTATGGTGGCCTTGCTTCAGGCTTGTGAAGATTTAGGTGTAGGAAAACTAGCAGAGGGCATTCATGGTGTAATTTTCAGCTGTTGTCTTAATGCAAATGAAAGAATTGCAACTGCGCTTTTGAATTTGTATGCGAAGTTGGGGAGATTAAATGAATCACACAAAGTTTTTGGAGAGATGATTCATCCAGATAGAGTAGCTTGGACAGCCATGCTTGCAGGCTATGCTGTCCACGGGTTTGGAAGAAAGGCAATGGAGCTCTTTGAAAGCATGGTTAAGGAAGGTTTGGAGCCTGATCATGTTACCTTCACGCATTTGTTAAATGCCTGTAGCCATTCAGGGTTTGTCAAGGAAGGAAAGTATTACTTCAAGATCATGTCTGTAGTGCATGGAATTGAGCCCCAGTTGGGTCACTACTCATGCATGGTTGATCTTCTCGGCCGCTCTGGTCTTCTGAATGATGCTTATGAGCTGATTATACACATGCCAATGGAGCCTAATTCTGGTGTTTGGGGGGCCCTCCTTAGTGCTTGTCGGGTTTATGGTAACATTGAGCTTGGAAAAGAAGTTGCAGAGCGACTGATTGCTTTAGACCCATTAGATCCCCGAAACTATATCATGCTTTCAAATATATTCTGTGCTGCTGGTCTATGGAGAGATGCTTCAAAGGTGAGGGCTTTAATGAAGGATAGAAGTCTCATCAGAAACCCCGGTTGCAGTTTTATTGAACATggaaacaaaatccatagattTGTAGTTGGTGATCGATCTCACCCTCTATCGGAGAAGATACATGTAAAATTGGAAGAACTGATTGGAAAGATTCGGAAGGCCGGATTCGTGTCTAAAACTGAATTTGTTCTACATGATGTTGAAGAGGAGGTTAAAGAGGATATGATCAACAAGCACAGTGAGAAGCTAGCCATTGCATTCGGCCTTTTGGTGACCAATGCAGGCATGCCGTTAATCATAACAAAGAACCTTAGAATATGTGGTGACTGTCACAGCACTGCAAAGTTCATATCTTTGGTTGAGAAGCGGACCATCATAATACGAGATTCAAAGCGATTTCACCGCTTTGACAATGGATTGTGCTCTTGTGGTGATTATTGGTGA
- the LOC133871416 gene encoding uncharacterized protein LOC133871416: MASPLTLSLSDQQHLIEKLQVFKIQGRDKRGHKVLRIIGNRFPARQVSSEALRTYLEEKIFVNLGERPFSVVYVHTGVQRTENFPGISTLRSVYEAIPINVRDHLEAVYFVHPGLQARLFLATFGRLIFSGGLYRKLKYVNRVEFLWEHVRRNEIAMPEFVYDHDQELECRPMIDYGLESDHPRVHGAPSLDSPVSMYSMRCIA, from the exons ATGGCTTCTCCTTTAACACTCTCCCTCTCTGATCAACAACATCTTATCGAGAAACTCCAGGTTTTCAAGATCCAAGGTCGAGATAAACGAGGTCATAAAGTGCTCCGCATCATCGGAAACCGCTTCCcag CTCGGCAAGTGAGTTCTGAGGCTTTGAGGACGTATTTGGAGGAGAAGATTTTCGTCAACTTAGGGGAGAGGCCGTTCTCGGTGGTGTACGTGCACACGGGCGTGCAAAGGACCGAGAACTTTCCCGGAATCTCTACCCTACGATCAGTCTACGAGGCTATTCCGATCAACGTCAGAGATCATCTTGAGGCCGTTTATTTCGTGCACCCGGGACTACAGGCCAGACTCTTCCTCGCCACCTTTGGACGTTTGATTTTCAGTGGAGG GTTGTACCGGAAGCTGAAATATGTGAACAGGGTGGAGTTTCTGTGGGAGCACGTGAGGAGGAACGAGATTGCGATGCCAGAATTTGTGTATGATCACGATCAGGAGTTGGAGTGCCGTCCGATGATAGACTACGGGTTGGAGAGCGATCACCCTAGAGTCCACGGTGCGCCCTCGCTGGACTCTCCGGTTTCTATGTATTCCATGAGGTGTATTGCGTGA